A stretch of Mus caroli chromosome 5, CAROLI_EIJ_v1.1, whole genome shotgun sequence DNA encodes these proteins:
- the Nop14 gene encoding nucleolar protein 14 has product MGKAKRTGARRQVHKAPAGASGGPAKTNPNPFEVKVNQQKFQILGRKTRHDVGLPGVSRARAIKKRTQTLLKEYKERNKSNVFADKRFGEYNSNISPEEKMMKRFALEQQRYHEKKNIYNLNEDEELTHYGQSLADIEKHNDIVDSDSDTEDRGALSAELTASHFGGGVHKNTSQKEGEDGDKPKTRKELIEELIAKSKQEKRERQAQREDALELTEKLDRDWKEVQILLSRKPKNSENKEKKEKPQPDAYDMMVRELAFEMKAQPSNRMKTEEELAKEEQERLKKLEAERLRRMLGKDEHENKKKPKHTSADDLNDGFILDKDDRRLLSYKDGKMNIEDVQEEQSKEADDQENDQKEGEDESEEEDESHEDSEESEDPDSHSDLESNIESEEENETPKKEQRQTPGGKLPKGDQKAQKAIGAELPYVFAAPESFEELKFLLSGRSMEEQLLVVERIQKCNHPSLAVGNKAKLEKLFGFLLQYIGDLATDSTPDLKTIDKLVVHLYSLCQMFPESASDSVRFVLRDAMHEMEEMIETKGRAAFPGLDVLIYLKITGLLFPTSDFWHPVVTPALLCMSQMLTKCPVMSLQDVIKGLFVCCLFLEYVSLSRRFIPELFNFLLGILYIATPNTKSQGSTLVHPFRALGKNSELLVVSNKADVTTWQRGSLPLHWANRLSTLTATEANHTRLSCVASCLSLMKHCVLMYRALPSFHAIVRPHQALLAKHLADCSLPQELQELSQSILSEMESQKQHCRPLVCEKSKPVPLKQFTPRLVKVLEFGRKQGSSKEEQERKRLIHKHKREFKGAVREIRKDNQFLARMQLSEIMERDAERKRKVKQLFNSLATQEGEWKALKRKKFKK; this is encoded by the exons ATGGGGAAAGCCAAGCGGACTGGGGCGCGGAGGCAGGTCCACAAAGCGCCCGCAGGGGCATCCGGAGGTCCGGCGAAGACTAACCCAAACCCATTTGAAGTGAAAGTCAACCAGCAGAAGTTCCAGATCCTTGGCAGGAAGACGCGCCACGATGTGGGCCTGCCCGGGGTGTCCCGCGCTCGTGCCATCAAGAAG agaacccagacTTTACTAAAGGAGTACAAAGAAAGGAACAAGTCCAATGTGTTCGCAGACAAACGCTTTGGGGAATATAATAGCAACATAAGCCCAGAGGAAAAGATGATGAAGAGATTTGCTCTGGAGCAACAG CGATATCATGAGAAAAAGAACATCTACAACCTAAATGAAGATGAAGAATTGACTCATTATGGCCAGTCCTTGGCTGACATTGAAAAGCATAATGACATTGTGGATAGTGACAGTGATACTGAAGACCGGGGGGCATTGTCAG CTGAACTGACTGCTTCCCACTTTGGTGGTGGGGTCCACAAGAACACCTCTCAGAAGGAGGGCGAGGATGGAGACAAGCCAAAGACACGGAAGGAACTGATTGAGGAGCTCATTGCAAAGTCAAAGCAAGAGAAG AGGGAAAGACAGGCGCAGCGAGAAGAtgcccttgagctcacagagaagcTGGACCGAGACTGGAAAGAAGTCCAGATTCTCCTGTCACGAAAACCTaagaactcagaaaacaaagagaaaaaggaaaaaccccAG CCCGATGCATATGACATGATGGTTCGTGAGCTTGCCTTTGAAATGAAGGCTCAACCCTCTAACAGgatgaaaacagaagaggaactagcaaaggaggagcaagagaggctcaagaaactggag GCTGAAAGACTTCGAAGAATGCTTGGAAAAGatgaacatgaaaataaaaagaaaccaaaacatacATCAGCAGATGATTTAAATGATGGCTTTATACTGGATAAAGACGATAGGCGCTTGCTTTCTTACAAG GATGGGAAGATGAACATTGAAGATGTCCAGGAAGAGCAAAGCAAGGAAGCAGATGACCAAGAGAATGaccagaaagagggagaggatgagagtgaggaagaggatgagagCCATGAGGACTCAGAAGAGAGTGAGGACCCAGACAGCCACTCGGACCTAGAATCTAATATAGAGAGTGAGGAGGAAAACGAGACACCAAAGAAGGAGCAACGTCAGACTCCTGGGGGGAAGTTGCCAAAGGGTGACCAGAAAGCGCAAAAGGCTATTGGAGCTGAGCTGCCCTATGTCTTTGCAG CTCCTGAATCCTTTGAGGAGCTGAAGTTTTTATTgtcaggaagatcaatggaagaGCAACTTTTGGTGGTGGAGAGAATTCAGAAGTGCAACCATCCAAGTCTTGCAgtaggaaacaaagcaaaattggAA AAATTGTTTGGCTTCCTCTTGCAATACATAGGAGATTTGGCTACAGACAGCACACCAGACCTCAAGACCATCGATAAGTTGGTTGT GCACTTATATAGTCTTTGCCAGATGTTTCCTGAATCTGCAAGTGACTCCGTAAGATTTGTTCTCCGAGATGCCATGCACGAGATGGAAGAAATGATTGAGACCAAAGGCCGGGCAGCGTTTCCAGGGTTGGATGTG ctcatttatttgaaaatcACTGGGCTGTTGTTTCCAACCTCTGATTTCTGGCATCCGGTTGTGACCCCTGCCCTGCTGTGTATGAGCCAGATGCTTACTAAG TGTCCAGTCATGTCCCTACAAGATGTGATAAAGGGCCTGTTCGTGTGCTGCTTATTCCTGGAGTACGTGTCCCTGTCTCGGAGGTTCATCCCCGAACTATTCAATTTTCTACTTGGGATTCTTTATATAGCAACTCCAAACACAAAGAGCCAAG GTTCCACTCTGGTGCACCCTTTTAGAGCACTTGGGAAGAACTCGGAATTGCTCGTGGTCTCCAACAAAGCAGATGTGACCACCTGGCAGAGGGGAAGCCTCCCCTTGCACTGGGCAAATAGACTGAGCACCCTGACAGCGACTGAGGCAAATCACACCAG GCTGTCCTGCGTAGCCTCGTGTTTGAGCCTGATGAAGCACTGTGTGCTCATGTACCGGGCACTGCCGTCCTTCCATGCCATTGTCAGGCCCCATCAAGCCCTCCTGGCGAAGCATCTTGCAGACTGTAGCCTCCCCCAAGAACTTCAG GAACTGTCTCAAAGCATACTGTCAGAAATGGAAAGCCAGAAGCAGCACTGCCGGCCGCTGGTGTGTGAGAAGAGCAAGCCCGTCCCACTGAAACAGTTCACCCCCCGGCTAGTCAAAGT GCTTGAGTTTGGACGGAAACAAGGCAGCAGTAAAgaagaacaggaaaggaaaagactAATCCACAAACACAAGCGGGAGTTTAAAGGCGCCGTCCGAGAGATCCGAAAGGACAATCAGTTCCTGGCCAGGATGCAGCTCTCAGAAATCATGGAAAG ggATGCAGAAAGAAAGCGTAAAGTAAAACAGCTTTTTAATAGCCTGGCCACGCAAGAAGGTGAATGGAAGGCTCTTAAGAGGAAAAAGTTCAAAAAATAA